One uncultured Caproiciproducens sp. DNA segment encodes these proteins:
- a CDS encoding L-fuculose-phosphate aldolase translates to MILKEERELVVEYGKKLIETGLTVGTFGNISVYNPEKNLMAISPSGMDYFKTKPEDVVVLTPEGEKVDGNAKPSSEFDLHRIFYLKRPGIKAVVHAHSPFATTLACMQWSIPPLHYIVGYSGSEVPCIPYVQFGTYELAQTALAGMGDNHAVLLGNHGLLAAGSELSFTLDIAQQVEFAAELYYRCKAVGEPKLLTDEQMSVVVEAFGSYRQK, encoded by the coding sequence ATGATTTTAAAAGAAGAACGTGAACTTGTTGTTGAATATGGCAAAAAGCTGATTGAAACCGGATTGACGGTCGGTACGTTTGGCAATATTAGTGTTTATAACCCTGAGAAGAACCTCATGGCAATCAGTCCGAGCGGCATGGACTACTTTAAGACAAAGCCCGAGGATGTAGTCGTTCTTACTCCGGAAGGGGAAAAAGTCGACGGCAATGCAAAACCGTCGAGTGAGTTTGACCTGCACCGCATCTTTTATTTAAAGCGCCCGGGCATCAAAGCAGTCGTTCACGCGCATTCGCCGTTTGCAACGACGCTTGCCTGCATGCAGTGGAGTATTCCGCCGCTGCACTATATCGTCGGCTACTCAGGCAGCGAGGTACCCTGCATCCCGTATGTCCAGTTTGGTACGTACGAGTTGGCACAAACGGCGTTAGCGGGCATGGGCGATAACCATGCCGTCCTGCTCGGTAACCATGGATTGCTTGCCGCCGGCAGCGAGCTGTCCTTCACATTGGATATTGCGCAGCAGGTCGAGTTTGCGGCGGAGTTGTACTACCGCTGCAAGGCAGTCGGCGAACCGAAGCTGCTGACAGACGAACAGATGTCAGTTGTCGTCGAAGCATTTGGAAGTTATCGGCAGAAATAA
- a CDS encoding YihY/virulence factor BrkB family protein — protein sequence MLKKLKYSTLYQYIKQLIFRYKDDDITGMSAQITYYLIFAFFPFLIFLINLLSFTNLSSDLLITSFNKFIPDKIGDLVENIIVQTLNNKSNTLLSLGMAGSLWATSKAIFAIMKGLNRAYDIEENRKFMKLGFVCFISTLGVIIMIMSTLVMMVFGKIIGIYVFDLVGAMKLFDIVWSILRYCIPSILMFITFSLIYKYVPNKELKFRNIRVGAIFATIGCITTSLLFSLYVNNFGSYEKVYGSLGGMIVLISWLYISTLVILIGGELNAISNYFQIKREIMNQT from the coding sequence ATGCTTAAGAAGTTAAAATATTCTACTCTGTATCAATATATTAAACAACTAATATTCAGGTATAAAGATGACGATATAACTGGAATGAGTGCACAAATAACATATTATTTGATATTTGCATTTTTTCCTTTTTTAATCTTTCTGATTAATTTGTTAAGTTTTACCAATCTCTCCAGTGATCTGTTAATAACAAGCTTTAATAAATTCATACCAGATAAAATCGGCGATTTAGTTGAGAATATCATTGTACAAACTTTAAACAACAAAAGCAATACTTTATTATCTTTAGGAATGGCAGGAAGTCTTTGGGCAACTTCAAAAGCAATATTTGCCATTATGAAGGGCTTAAATAGAGCCTATGATATAGAAGAGAATCGCAAGTTTATGAAACTCGGTTTCGTGTGTTTTATTTCAACACTCGGAGTTATTATCATGATAATGAGCACATTGGTTATGATGGTCTTCGGAAAAATAATAGGAATTTATGTTTTTGATTTGGTAGGCGCTATGAAATTATTCGATATTGTGTGGTCGATATTGAGATATTGCATCCCATCTATCTTAATGTTTATCACATTTTCTTTAATCTATAAGTATGTGCCTAATAAAGAGCTGAAGTTCAGAAACATTAGGGTCGGTGCGATTTTTGCAACGATTGGCTGCATTACTACCTCCTTGTTGTTTTCTCTTTACGTGAATAATTTTGGGAGCTATGAAAAAGTTTATGGAAGTCTGGGGGGGATGATCGTTCTAATCAGTTGGCTGTATATCAGTACCTTAGTAATACTGATAGGGGGAGAACTAAATGCTATCAGCAACTACTTTCAAATTAAAAGAGAAATAATGAATCAAACATAA
- a CDS encoding AAA family ATPase: MKKLILVTSPPACGKTYVSKQLAKALKHVVYLDKDTLIPLSKQIFTAAGENYNRSSDFFNKNIRDYEYETIIDLSLEALNYDDIVLINAPFTREIRDLNYINNLKTKLKEKDASLVVVWVQTSIEVCRQRMIARNSDRDTWKLSHWDEYIAGCNFQIPESLDDPNIKDDLLIFKNSSEEEFTAALKETVAILEESSGI; this comes from the coding sequence ATGAAAAAACTGATTTTGGTCACATCCCCACCTGCATGCGGGAAAACCTATGTCTCAAAACAGCTTGCAAAAGCATTGAAACATGTTGTTTACCTAGACAAGGATACGCTGATCCCGCTGTCAAAGCAGATTTTTACGGCTGCGGGGGAAAACTATAACCGGAGCTCTGATTTTTTTAACAAAAACATCCGTGACTATGAGTACGAAACGATCATCGACCTTTCTTTGGAAGCCTTGAACTATGATGATATTGTGTTAATAAACGCGCCGTTCACAAGAGAAATCCGCGATTTGAACTATATTAATAATCTGAAAACAAAACTAAAAGAAAAAGACGCATCGCTGGTCGTCGTATGGGTGCAAACTTCCATAGAAGTTTGCCGGCAAAGGATGATTGCGAGAAATTCCGATCGCGATACCTGGAAACTGTCACATTGGGATGAATATATTGCGGGGTGCAACTTTCAGATCCCTGAATCTTTGGATGATCCCAATATTAAGGATGATTTGCTTATCTTTAAAAATTCTTCTGAAGAGGAATTTACAGCCGCCTTAAAAGAGACTGTGGCTATTTTGGAAGAATCATCGGGGATATAG
- the ptsP gene encoding phosphoenolpyruvate--protein phosphotransferase has translation MLKLNALGVSEGLAKAKAMVLRQPDLTVCKQTISNITAEQARVTVAVDRAMEQLAALRKETAAKIGEENAEIFDAHLMILEDLDFVRGMTNLIADKQVGAEYACVLNRETFETKFLAIDDEYMQARAADIGDISMRILRILKGIEDNPFDAITDPCIIVANDLTPSETAKIGSKPVVGFVTEIGGRTSHSAIMARSMGIPAVEGLGEQAGRIIDGEMLQIDGSMGEVIINPDAAAEAEFDHKKKLFDEQRHKLAIYRDKEGTTSDGHRIIIEGNIGTPKDAVRIAEMGGDGIGLFRSEFLFMDRNDLPTEEEQFAAYKKAAEIMSGKPVIIRTLDIGGDKNVPALKLDPEQNPFLGYRAIRICLDHEELFLPQLRALLRASAFGDIRIMFPMISSVEEVRQSKAVLNTARKQLDAENIAYNKNIKVGIMIEIPVAAVCADILAKEVDFFSIGTNDLIQYSCAVDRINGKVASLYHPLHPGVLRLIKMTADAANENGIECGVCGEMAGSSGMASVLCGLGVTNLSMSASSILAAKSDLAHHTFVECKMLADSLLGSICATHGEKMFAEKQE, from the coding sequence ATGTTAAAACTCAACGCACTCGGTGTATCAGAAGGACTTGCGAAAGCAAAAGCGATGGTCCTTCGCCAACCCGATCTTACCGTATGCAAGCAAACTATCAGCAATATCACCGCGGAACAGGCACGCGTTACAGTGGCAGTTGACCGTGCAATGGAGCAGCTTGCGGCACTGCGCAAAGAGACGGCGGCAAAAATCGGTGAAGAAAACGCTGAGATCTTCGATGCGCATCTGATGATACTGGAGGATCTCGATTTTGTCAGGGGCATGACAAACCTGATCGCGGACAAGCAGGTTGGCGCGGAATATGCGTGTGTTTTAAACCGCGAAACTTTTGAGACAAAGTTCCTCGCAATCGATGATGAATATATGCAGGCGCGCGCAGCGGATATAGGAGATATTTCCATGCGTATCCTTAGAATTCTCAAAGGGATTGAGGACAATCCATTCGACGCGATTACAGACCCGTGCATTATTGTGGCAAACGATCTGACCCCGTCTGAAACGGCGAAGATCGGTTCTAAGCCTGTGGTCGGCTTTGTCACTGAGATCGGCGGACGCACCAGCCACTCTGCAATCATGGCGCGCTCAATGGGGATTCCCGCGGTTGAGGGACTCGGCGAGCAGGCAGGAAGGATTATAGATGGCGAGATGCTGCAGATTGATGGCAGTATGGGTGAGGTGATTATCAATCCCGACGCCGCGGCCGAAGCGGAATTCGACCACAAAAAGAAGCTCTTTGACGAACAGCGCCATAAGCTGGCAATCTATCGTGACAAGGAAGGTACGACTTCAGACGGTCACCGAATCATCATTGAGGGCAACATCGGCACGCCCAAGGATGCGGTACGCATTGCGGAAATGGGCGGTGATGGAATCGGTCTGTTTCGCAGTGAATTTCTGTTTATGGATCGCAACGATTTGCCGACGGAGGAAGAACAGTTCGCTGCGTATAAAAAAGCAGCGGAGATTATGTCGGGCAAACCGGTTATCATCCGCACGCTTGATATTGGCGGTGACAAGAACGTTCCCGCTCTGAAACTTGATCCCGAACAGAATCCATTTCTCGGCTACCGGGCAATCCGTATCTGTCTTGACCATGAAGAACTGTTTTTGCCACAACTGCGGGCACTGCTGCGTGCATCGGCGTTCGGCGACATCCGTATCATGTTCCCGATGATCTCCTCGGTCGAGGAGGTGCGTCAATCAAAGGCAGTGCTTAATACCGCTCGCAAACAGCTTGATGCGGAAAACATCGCATATAATAAGAACATCAAGGTCGGCATCATGATTGAGATTCCCGTTGCAGCAGTCTGCGCGGATATTCTGGCGAAGGAAGTCGACTTCTTCTCAATCGGTACGAACGACCTAATTCAGTATTCCTGCGCTGTTGACCGCATCAACGGCAAGGTTGCGTCATTGTACCATCCGCTCCATCCAGGCGTGCTGCGTCTCATCAAAATGACCGCAGACGCGGCGAATGAAAACGGAATCGAGTGCGGTGTATGCGGTGAAATGGCAGGCTCTTCCGGCATGGCATCCGTATTATGCGGGCTGGGAGTAACGAACCTATCCATGTCCGCTTCATCAATTCTCGCGGCGAAATCCGATCTGGCACACCACACTTTCGTCGAATGTAAAATGCTCGCAGACAGTCTGCTCGGCTCGATCTGCGCGACCCATGGAGAGAAGATGTTCGCCGAAAAGCAGGAATGA
- a CDS encoding oleate hydratase: MNIYSTMYRPRKPENIEKRKAYIVGSGLAGLATAAFLVDDAGMPGENITILEKYSDVGGSMDGVRNEFGYLCRGEREMEPYMECLWYLYSKIPSLENEGRTVLDDIVEFNRDEPIHSECRAILNRGEIYNKIHDYKFSPKDMADMQRFLHLPESALEDKPISDFFGESFFKSSMWICFHSCLAFKTYHSALECKRYFQRFALEDRHEYLEGIIHTKYGEYDSMIRPLMTWLCNKGVKTAYACSVYDIEMDKACNTAKAIKLYQNGKDTAIQMDDKDMIFVTNGSMTTNSAFGDNKTVAPTNRDTADLGAFTLWQNLAKKNEKFGHPEKFIGQIEKTKWISFMPTIKGYPELVRRIEKMSGSPAGTGGAITIMDSSWDISFELHHNPFFIDQAADEQVMWGYGLYGENVGDYIKKPMCECTGEEIMTELLYHLNMLDIKDEVLSHAYISTCMMPYITSQFMPRKVSDRPKNVPDGCTNISFLGQYVEVPDDVVFTVEMSVRTGMEGVYKLTGLEKDVLEVYPSRYDIRYTIERMKKFAGIPIYNKITIDDLPDINMMEVGKLKQTVVDLVNSIPPYYHMYLGRDQTVSLKESVLHPQAPQSK, from the coding sequence ATGAATATTTATTCGACAATGTATCGGCCAAGAAAGCCGGAGAATATCGAAAAGAGAAAAGCCTACATAGTAGGAAGCGGTTTGGCAGGATTGGCAACAGCGGCGTTTCTTGTGGATGACGCAGGCATGCCCGGTGAAAACATCACTATTTTGGAAAAGTACTCCGATGTAGGTGGCAGTATGGACGGAGTCCGCAATGAGTTTGGCTATCTGTGCCGCGGTGAGCGCGAGATGGAACCGTACATGGAATGCCTTTGGTATCTGTACAGCAAGATTCCGTCTCTTGAAAACGAAGGGCGCACGGTGCTTGACGATATTGTAGAATTTAACCGTGACGAACCGATCCATTCCGAATGCAGAGCAATCCTCAATCGGGGCGAAATATACAACAAGATTCACGACTACAAGTTTTCTCCCAAAGATATGGCAGATATGCAGCGTTTTCTACATCTTCCGGAGTCCGCGCTTGAAGACAAGCCTATCTCGGATTTCTTCGGAGAGTCATTCTTTAAAAGCAGCATGTGGATTTGTTTCCACAGCTGTCTTGCTTTTAAAACATACCACAGCGCATTGGAGTGCAAACGCTATTTCCAACGTTTTGCGCTGGAGGACCGCCACGAATACCTGGAAGGGATCATTCACACTAAGTACGGCGAGTATGACTCTATGATTCGTCCCCTTATGACGTGGCTCTGCAACAAGGGAGTTAAGACGGCCTATGCCTGTTCCGTGTATGACATCGAAATGGATAAGGCCTGCAATACGGCGAAAGCCATCAAGTTATATCAGAATGGCAAGGATACTGCCATTCAGATGGACGACAAAGACATGATATTTGTCACAAACGGCTCCATGACAACCAACAGCGCCTTTGGCGACAACAAAACCGTAGCGCCGACCAACCGCGACACCGCCGACCTTGGCGCTTTTACTCTCTGGCAGAACCTTGCGAAGAAAAATGAAAAGTTCGGTCATCCGGAAAAGTTTATAGGCCAAATCGAGAAGACGAAGTGGATCTCATTCATGCCGACAATCAAGGGTTATCCCGAGCTTGTCCGTCGGATAGAGAAAATGTCCGGAAGCCCTGCCGGAACAGGCGGTGCAATTACCATCATGGACTCCAGCTGGGATATATCCTTTGAGCTGCACCACAATCCATTCTTTATAGATCAGGCGGCAGACGAGCAGGTGATGTGGGGATATGGCCTGTATGGTGAAAATGTTGGTGACTATATCAAAAAGCCAATGTGCGAATGCACCGGGGAAGAGATCATGACCGAGCTGCTTTATCATTTGAACATGCTTGACATCAAGGACGAGGTACTGTCTCACGCCTATATCTCCACTTGCATGATGCCCTATATCACCAGCCAGTTTATGCCGCGCAAGGTCAGCGACCGCCCGAAAAATGTGCCGGACGGCTGCACAAATATCAGCTTTCTCGGCCAGTATGTCGAAGTTCCGGACGATGTGGTATTCACGGTGGAAATGTCCGTGCGTACCGGCATGGAAGGTGTTTATAAGCTTACTGGTCTGGAAAAGGATGTACTGGAGGTCTATCCCTCACGCTATGACATCCGCTATACCATTGAACGAATGAAGAAATTCGCTGGAATTCCAATCTATAACAAGATCACCATCGACGATCTGCCGGATATCAACATGATGGAAGTCGGTAAATTAAAGCAGACTGTTGTTGATCTTGTCAACTCCATTCCACCGTATTATCACATGTACCTCGGACGCGACCAGACGGTGTCTTTGAAAGAGTCTGTGCTTCATCCACAGGCCCCGCAGAGCAAATAA
- a CDS encoding TRASH domain-containing protein: protein MEKCVYCGKNLPEKPLKAKVHTRSFDVCCEDCKIAAEKYVGRDKRFKTALYLVIFLGGIGFIVSAMFCSGRYAMLAAYLGQTVAGLALFFLPYPVTSFETFHNMSIKGVTMLCRLIGAGLAVWGIVLLILL from the coding sequence ATGGAAAAGTGTGTTTATTGCGGAAAAAATCTTCCCGAAAAGCCACTCAAAGCGAAGGTGCATACCCGTTCCTTCGATGTTTGCTGCGAGGATTGCAAGATTGCGGCTGAGAAATATGTCGGGCGTGACAAGCGTTTTAAGACAGCGTTGTACCTTGTGATTTTTCTGGGCGGCATCGGCTTCATTGTCAGCGCGATGTTCTGCAGCGGCAGGTACGCCATGCTCGCCGCCTATCTGGGGCAGACTGTCGCGGGACTTGCGCTTTTTTTCCTGCCTTATCCGGTCACTTCGTTTGAAACGTTCCACAATATGTCGATTAAAGGCGTAACCATGCTGTGCCGATTAATCGGCGCAGGGCTCGCGGTTTGGGGAATTGTTCTACTCATATTGCTGTAA
- a CDS encoding TetR-like C-terminal domain-containing protein, with the protein MLKNAKEIFAESLKKMLGKKTLDHITVKDIVEDCSLSRQAFYYHFKDIYDLLEWIFLEEASTALANNRDIDTWQQGYCHVLMRLRDNKALVVNTYRSNRREYLETFMYNVLFHVIYPVVEEQAQGMNVENKNKEFIAHFYSLAIVAMGLDWVRTGMEENPEEIAEQVAVLVKGDFKKALSKYAK; encoded by the coding sequence ATGCTGAAAAATGCCAAGGAAATCTTTGCGGAATCGCTCAAAAAAATGCTTGGGAAAAAAACGCTTGACCATATCACCGTAAAGGACATCGTTGAAGACTGCAGCCTATCCCGTCAGGCATTTTATTATCATTTTAAAGATATTTATGATCTTCTTGAGTGGATATTCCTTGAGGAAGCATCCACGGCACTGGCCAACAACCGGGATATTGACACATGGCAGCAGGGTTATTGCCACGTACTCATGCGGTTGCGCGACAACAAGGCCCTTGTTGTCAACACCTATCGCTCAAACCGCCGCGAATATTTGGAAACTTTTATGTATAACGTACTGTTTCATGTGATTTATCCCGTTGTAGAGGAACAGGCGCAGGGCATGAATGTCGAAAATAAAAACAAAGAATTTATTGCGCATTTTTATAGCCTCGCCATTGTTGCCATGGGTCTTGATTGGGTGCGTACGGGCATGGAAGAAAACCCGGAGGAAATCGCCGAGCAGGTCGCCGTGCTGGTGAAAGGGGATTTCAAAAAGGCACTGAGTAAATACGCAAAATAA
- a CDS encoding PTS fructose transporter subunit IIB has protein sequence MKSCKILCICGSGTVSSAMVAGKIKEQLKEKGWDVHAVEASPSSAGSVIPGGNFDLMACVSPVYEDFGIPKVKAVGMLTGMSEGKVLADILAILEEKYK, from the coding sequence ATGAAATCATGCAAGATTCTGTGCATCTGCGGTTCAGGCACGGTCAGTTCCGCAATGGTCGCGGGCAAAATTAAGGAACAGCTCAAGGAAAAAGGCTGGGATGTTCACGCAGTTGAAGCCAGTCCGAGCAGCGCGGGTTCTGTAATCCCCGGCGGCAACTTTGATTTAATGGCATGTGTCAGTCCCGTATACGAAGATTTCGGCATTCCAAAGGTTAAAGCTGTCGGTATGCTGACTGGCATGTCCGAGGGCAAGGTTCTGGCAGATATACTTGCAATTCTGGAAGAAAAGTACAAGTAA
- a CDS encoding PTS transporter subunit IIC: MASFFQGLSDIISTLGAAVFVPIMLFIIAKFMGISSKKAFNSALLCAVGLTGFNLVINSYSGIIAPVVNKMVTNAGVNLPVLDTGWQSTSVIAYSTQVGLIFIGVAIVVQIVLFFAKWTDVFMASDLWNNYSFMVWGSMLFALTKNMWLALSLMVVQLLYILLFSEMCAKRWSTYYEYENCCMTAPHHLESLPFALLMNVLLGKLGFDKIKLNAQTLQKKLGILGEPMFIGLVIGALIGVIGNFNALNTLAAWGTISSAAVSTAAIMAVFPKVAGIFANAFTTLTDAYKTKATKSGEGREWYLSVNDACGYGEPNTLVTGIILIPIMLGLAFILPGNTILPMADLCALPYMVEIFVCVSNGNIAKSVVSGAIWFSLGMIICSQLAPTFTQVAVDAGFKMSQSGVYITSFGIMCHPLIAGLFYAFWTQNPIIIGAVVILYFVLYFVFKKNRTQFVNWLEKSAAEYQAG, from the coding sequence ATGGCAAGTTTCTTTCAAGGTTTGAGTGACATCATTTCCACGCTCGGCGCGGCGGTATTTGTACCGATCATGCTGTTCATTATCGCGAAGTTCATGGGCATCTCCAGTAAGAAGGCGTTCAACTCCGCGCTGCTTTGCGCAGTTGGTTTAACCGGCTTTAATCTCGTTATCAACAGTTACAGTGGTATTATTGCTCCTGTGGTCAATAAGATGGTCACCAACGCAGGTGTCAACCTTCCTGTTCTGGACACCGGCTGGCAGTCAACTTCTGTCATCGCGTATTCCACACAGGTAGGCCTGATCTTCATCGGCGTTGCAATCGTGGTACAGATCGTCCTCTTCTTTGCGAAGTGGACAGACGTATTCATGGCTTCCGATCTGTGGAACAACTATTCCTTCATGGTGTGGGGATCCATGTTGTTCGCACTGACCAAGAACATGTGGCTGGCATTGTCATTAATGGTTGTGCAGCTGTTGTACATCCTGCTGTTTTCTGAAATGTGTGCAAAGAGATGGTCTACATATTATGAGTATGAAAATTGCTGTATGACCGCTCCTCATCACCTTGAATCCCTGCCGTTCGCATTGCTGATGAATGTTCTCCTCGGCAAGCTAGGCTTTGACAAAATCAAGCTCAACGCACAGACTCTGCAAAAGAAACTCGGCATCCTCGGCGAGCCTATGTTTATCGGTCTTGTTATCGGTGCTCTGATTGGCGTTATCGGCAACTTCAACGCACTGAACACACTGGCTGCATGGGGCACCATTTCCTCCGCAGCGGTTTCCACCGCAGCGATCATGGCAGTGTTTCCAAAGGTTGCGGGGATCTTCGCGAATGCGTTCACAACGCTGACCGATGCCTATAAAACCAAGGCAACCAAATCAGGAGAAGGTCGTGAGTGGTATCTGTCTGTAAACGATGCCTGCGGTTACGGCGAACCAAACACACTGGTTACCGGTATCATCCTGATTCCGATTATGCTTGGCCTTGCATTCATTCTGCCGGGCAACACCATTTTACCGATGGCTGACCTGTGCGCACTGCCTTACATGGTTGAAATTTTTGTATGTGTTTCCAATGGAAACATTGCAAAGAGTGTCGTTAGCGGTGCAATTTGGTTCTCACTCGGCATGATTATCTGTTCTCAGCTGGCGCCGACCTTTACACAGGTCGCAGTCGACGCAGGTTTCAAAATGTCCCAGTCGGGTGTCTATATCACCAGTTTCGGTATTATGTGCCATCCGCTGATTGCCGGGCTGTTCTATGCCTTCTGGACTCAGAATCCAATCATTATCGGCGCCGTCGTCATTTTGTACTTTGTTCTTTACTTTGTTTTCAAGAAGAATCGTACTCAGTTTGTTAACTGGCTTGAAAAGAGTGCTGCAGAGTATCAGGCAGGTTAA
- a CDS encoding 2-hydroxyacid dehydrogenase, translating to MKNITRNPQKIVVIGDVFVSPDTMEEALRGSKIVCGEITKLYWGNADKQDFTARQLKVERNGPDAVACADGLAQAIEDAEIVLTHFNPIPRHMIEKAKNLKLILTCRGGMEHIDVAAASERNIPVINVIRNAEPVADFALGLMLALTRNIALSYQRMKQGEWMKTFYNSEFLMTLGSHTVGLAGLGNVGIALARRLKALGVPMIAYDAYTSKERLSKAGLSDIRMTSSLEELFEQADIVSLHLRLTPETEKIIDRRYFSLMKKTAYFINTARGGLINQTDLVSALQSGAIAGAALDVYDSEPLAADNPLLSMEQVVLTPHIAGTTVDAIPKAPFMLLQEVDRWLTQDVTDRIVNLKDIQISI from the coding sequence ATGAAAAACATTACAAGAAATCCACAGAAGATTGTAGTCATCGGCGATGTCTTTGTGTCGCCTGACACCATGGAGGAAGCGCTCCGCGGCAGTAAGATTGTCTGCGGCGAGATCACGAAACTGTACTGGGGCAATGCCGACAAACAGGACTTTACCGCACGTCAGCTGAAGGTCGAACGGAACGGACCCGACGCGGTTGCTTGTGCGGACGGACTTGCGCAGGCGATTGAGGATGCAGAGATTGTACTGACTCATTTTAATCCTATCCCGCGCCATATGATTGAGAAGGCGAAAAATTTAAAGCTTATTTTAACCTGCCGCGGTGGTATGGAGCATATTGACGTCGCAGCAGCAAGTGAACGGAACATTCCGGTCATAAACGTTATCCGCAATGCGGAACCGGTTGCAGATTTTGCACTGGGACTCATGCTTGCCTTGACACGCAACATTGCTCTGTCCTATCAGCGTATGAAACAGGGCGAATGGATGAAGACTTTTTATAACTCCGAATTTTTAATGACACTCGGTAGCCATACGGTTGGACTTGCCGGACTGGGCAACGTGGGCATCGCGCTGGCGCGCCGCCTGAAAGCACTGGGAGTGCCCATGATCGCTTATGACGCCTACACCTCTAAGGAACGCCTCAGTAAGGCGGGACTGAGCGACATTCGCATGACTTCTTCGCTTGAGGAACTGTTTGAGCAGGCGGATATCGTATCCCTGCACCTCCGGCTGACTCCTGAAACTGAGAAAATAATTGACAGGCGGTACTTCTCATTAATGAAAAAGACCGCTTACTTTATTAATACAGCTCGCGGCGGTCTGATTAATCAGACCGATCTTGTGAGCGCGCTTCAGAGCGGCGCAATCGCGGGCGCGGCACTCGACGTCTACGATAGTGAGCCGTTGGCGGCGGACAATCCGCTGCTCTCCATGGAACAGGTCGTGCTGACTCCGCACATCGCGGGCACAACGGTGGACGCCATCCCAAAAGCGCCATTCATGCTGCTGCAAGAGGTTGACCGTTGGCTGACGCAAGATGTCACCGACCGTATCGTCAATCTGAAGGATATTCAAATAAGTATTTAA
- a CDS encoding sulfite exporter TauE/SafE family protein, translated as MTVYQQILIACPLIFLASFVDAVAGGGGLISLPAYYLTGMTSHFAIGSNKFSSCIGTMFSAGRFLKDGSFNMRVALTSAGFALVGSYAGARLTLILDDHFLRVTMLVLLPFAAFAILFSKKKGSSDINTFGTVPARRAMILSAIIGLVLGMYDGFFGPGTGTFLIIAFTAFLGFDYKTACGNTKVVNLASNVAALVTFVAAGKIQYAVAAPAAVCSIAGHWIDSSGRS; from the coding sequence ATGACAGTTTATCAGCAAATACTCATCGCGTGTCCCCTTATATTTCTGGCAAGCTTTGTGGACGCAGTCGCAGGCGGCGGCGGATTGATATCACTTCCCGCTTACTATCTCACAGGGATGACATCCCATTTTGCCATTGGCTCCAACAAATTTTCATCCTGTATCGGAACAATGTTCTCAGCCGGCAGATTCTTAAAAGATGGCAGCTTCAATATGCGCGTTGCACTGACTTCCGCAGGTTTTGCGCTTGTGGGCTCCTATGCCGGTGCAAGGCTCACACTGATACTTGACGACCATTTTCTTCGCGTTACAATGCTTGTGCTTCTTCCTTTCGCCGCTTTTGCTATTTTATTTTCCAAAAAAAAAGGCAGTTCGGATATCAACACCTTTGGCACTGTGCCCGCAAGACGCGCAATGATTCTTTCAGCAATCATCGGGCTGGTACTCGGCATGTACGATGGTTTTTTCGGGCCGGGCACCGGCACTTTTCTGATAATTGCTTTTACTGCTTTTCTAGGATTTGATTATAAAACAGCCTGCGGCAATACAAAAGTAGTGAATCTGGCATCCAACGTGGCCGCGCTCGTCACTTTTGTTGCAGCGGGAAAGATTCAATACGCCGTAGCGGCCCCCGCGGCGGTTTGCTCCATTGCCGGACACTGGATCGATTCATCCGGCCGGTCATGA